gttcaaaacgacgggcttgaccgttcctagctagtggttgaatcttggaaaacttttgatagctcatttctgggaacacttttttaaaataattgatgtattacaagtttattatttttcttgaaaacttggtcacatatgatgacacaatgcgaaggtttcccaattttttgattttttttgaattttttatgcccatttcaaaatgcggtcaaaacggcgggcatgaccgttcctagctagtgcttgaatcttggattttttggtgtttctatgattaaatagatacttatgtacctagaaatgatttttggaaaaaataaatggcaaactacaaggcagctacagttcaaatttgacccgcttccacctgaatcggcggaaatttgtctttttcacgagaggtggatcaaaactttttacacccaaccatttggtcaattgtgcattaaatatggcctagtattttataaaattgatttggtccattttcgcaacaattatttggtagttccttcacaaaaaacctcattttggaCACTCAAAAAATGGAGAATGATATTTCCGTGCAAATAAAATGAAAAATCCCTTagccaacattgtttggaattccaagatgcacccttgtgcacaatatgagatcatttgaacaaactatgccatgaacgtggccataagattgagcattttggttgaaagacatgaatcttcacgcgtgatagctcatttctgagaacactttttaaaaataattgccgtattacgagtttattatttttcctggtaacttagtcacatataatgacacaacgcgaaggttttccaatttttttttgaattttttatgcccgtttcaaaatacggTCAAAACAACGGGCatgatcgttcctagctagtggttgaatcttggaaaaatttTGGTGTttgtctgattaaatagatacttttgtacctaaaaatgatttttagataaaataaaaaacaaactatgtggcagctgcagttcaaatttgacccacttccaactgaatcggcgaaaatttgtctttttcaccaaaggtggatcaaaactttttacatccaaccatttggtcaattgtgcattaaatatagcctagtattttataaaaataattttgtccaattttgcaacaattatttggtagggtcttcacaaaaaaacctcatttggggcactcgaaaaatggaaaatggttttttcgtccaaagaaaatgaaagtttccttaggcaacattgtttgccattccaatatgcaccattttgcacaatatgagatcatttgaacaaactatgccatgaatgtggccataagattgatcatttgacttgaaagccattgatcttcacacatgatagctcgtttctgagaacacttcttttaaagaattaccgtattacaagtttattatttttcctggttacttggtcacatataatgacacaatgcgaaggttttcgaattttttgtttttttttgaatttttatgcccgtttcaaaatgtggtcaaaacggcgggaatgacctttcctagctagtggttgaatcttggatttttttggtgtttctctgattaatagatacttttgtacctagaaatgatttttggaaaaaataaatagcaaactatgaggcagtcgcagttcaaatttgacccgcttccaactgaatcggcggaaatttgtctttttcaccagaggtggatcaaaactttttacacccaaccatttggtcaattgtgcattaaatatggcctagtattttataaaaatgatttggtccaattttgcaacaattatttggtaggttcttcataaaaaaaacctcatttggggcactcaaaaaatggaaaatgattttttcgtccaaagaaaatgaaaattcccttaggcaacattgtttgccattccaatatgaacccttgtgcataatatgagaccatttttttgatttttttttcatgtgtaaaagtagaagaaaaacaaaaggaaaagcacAATTATATGTGCTCTATTCTCATTGGTGGGTTTAGTTGTcacatggatcgatgacatggcgcccatccatccgTCCAAATCTCCACCTTTCCATCCAGCCATCcatccgcagcccaaaccctaacccgcACCCGCATCCTCCTCCCTCAGCTCCTCGCCACCGCCACCTCCACCGAGATCTCCCTCTCCCCGACCCAGACCTCCTTCTCTCTGCCATCCCAACCCCGCCGCCGGCCTCCCCCATCCCAGCTGCCGACGACCTCCTCATCGCCCCCAGCGCCGACCATCCTCCCTTCCACCACCCCTCCTGTCCGATTCGCCCCCTCGCGACCAAATCTCGTGAGCCAATTCCCCTTCCCTCCCCGCACGCCCACGCGCACGATCCAGGAGgagatggccgccgccgccgtcgccccccaTCCCCACCATTGacggccaccacctcctcgagcgggCGAGGCGGATTGGCGGCCTTGACCATGCCGATCTGGCGGACACAGCCTCGATCCAGAGGGAGGGATTTGGCAGCCATGGTGATGGGGgtcgcctccctcctccctcccctcGACGCCCTCCATAGTGATGGCTCCGTTCCCTCGACGCCCGGTGGTCATCCTCCCTTAGGCCACCCGCCCAACTTCGTCCTCCCGCAGCAGCTCACCcgcccctccacctcctcctcctccctaacAGGCCTCTTCTCGTCGTCGTCCACAGGTACGTCTGAACTGCCTCCTCCTCCCGCTGATCCTTCGCTTCCCTGTGGCCCTGGGCCGACACTGACGGTTTCCTGGCTCCCGCAGGCGATTCCAGCATGGTGGTTGTCGGCTCCGCGGACACCTTCAAGGACATCCATGCCAAGGTGCAAGGTGCAGCGCCGATCCCCTCCCTTCTCGCCCTAGCTTTTCTACCGATTCTTCACACTGTTGTTGATAATACTATGCGTGCGCAAGTTTCCCTCTCACGTGTGTTGCCTTTTGCAGTGGAGAAGCTCCCCGCCGTCTTCTACTACACGGCTGTCTGGTGTGGGTCGTGTAAGTGCCGCCTCCATGCCATGAATTGGGATTTCAGTGTGTGACTGGAGAGAGCTACTGTTCTGTTGTTTGGTGTTGCAGGTCGGGCGATGGCACCTGTGATCGAGAAGATGAGCAGACAGTACCCCAAGATACCCGTGTACAAGGTGGACATCGACATGGTGATTAGGGACTGTTTTACAACACATCATCCTCTGTTTTTACACATAGTTGTAGAAGAAAATACTTTTGCTTATTGCAAGTCGCGACTGTCATGCGTATGTTATGAATTCATAAACTATAACATGTTTTTTTTGCCATGGTGAAGGAGTAAACTGAACAATTAAGTTGCTAGTTCAGTATGTGAGTTGCATCATGAGATGCTGCTGATAAGAGAGAGGCACTCTCTCCGTTGTATTTTCTGTTTATTGTCTTTAGTTAATGCGTCCCCATGTCTTGGTAGGTAATTAGTATCATGTCCATGTTGATGTCATGCGATGCTGCTGATAAGTCTGAAATTTTGCGTGCCCAAAATCTAGGCTTCCCAGTTTAATTGGGCAGCACTTACTGTCGTTGTAGCTACGCTTCTGGTTGCTGCGAGAAAATGCTCGCTTCTGGGTGCGAGAAAATGGTCTTGCGGTCTTAATTTTTTGATCCAGTGGATTATGGTCAGACATCATGCCATGTTGTGATGTTTGCTTATTAGGTATGTGCATTGATCTATTCTTGCTAGATGTGCAACAACAAATTGAGAGATATGATACTGATTCCTTTCTTGTTCAGTGTAAATTTATTACATAAACATGTGGAGGGCACTATGACTATAGCAGAGTTGGTGATATGATACTGATTCCTTTCTTGTTCAATGTAAATTTAGTTTGAGGAGAGTTGGTGATAACCACTTACAAGTTCATGAATAACTAAGCAACTGTGATGCTGAAAAAACATTTCCTGCTGAGTATAGTACAACTCCATATTTGGCAACCACATGTCACGAGAACACCTTGAGACCGCTATTCGCTAAATACCTGTTACTTTTGTTATCCTTTGTTCTATCTTGTTCTGCCTTGTCATTTTCTAATTGGGGAAAAGCAATAATCCTGTTTGGCTTTTGCTCAAGGGAATTTTTATGTACGTACTATTTCCCCCCTGATCAAGTAGTTGATTGATTTGAATATACACATATGATGCAGCACTGGACATGAAGTACATCACAAGGGTCAAGGATTAGGGAGGCTACCCTTCCATGGCAACTCGTCAACAAGGCCAACGGAGAGGCTCTCAAGCACTCCCTCAGCCAATCTCACCCTGTAACTAACCTTCTTTTCTTCAGTTCATCCATTCATTCATCTTTAATTCTGCTATCCGATGCATGCGTGCACAGTGGATCTTTCATGATTTTGGCAAATTTAGACATATCAGACTATCTGCAAGCACACCACATGCCACACATTCTGAATGCCTACTTTCTCTGCTTTCATACTAGTAGTGATTCTGCACATGGAAAATAGAATGGGCAGAGATTGAATGAAAATTGTAAACTCTGTAGTGGATTCTTTGTTGGATGTGAAGAAAGCTGTGAATTGCATTCTTTTTGAAACAGAAATTACAAATTGCATCGACATAATTCATTTTCCTTTGTTAATGTTTACTGCTGATGGTGATTAAGCTGTCTTTCCATGTATGCTCTTGCAATTTAAACTAATTTTGCATGCTTGTTCCATGCATGTTTGTAGCTACATCTCTGGGTACAAGAACCAGTTCCAAAACTTCATCAAGCACCTGTGCAAGATGGGTGACGAGGTAGTACATTTTTCTACTGTCAATGGTTGAGTACTAGTGAATACTGATGCTGGTGGGTTTGACACAACTACATGATAGTGGATTAGTAGCATGCATGTTTAACTTAGTTTCTGGTGTGGATATGCAATGTGACTTACAATTCCTAACTGTGCATACTGTAGATTGTTGACTGTAGTGTGGTACAATTGCATGAAGATAGTCCACAACACAAAAACTATGTGTAATGGATCCATGACTTACAATCTGCACCCGAATACCATGTGTAATAACTATTATTTTTTGCATCATCTAAACATTTTTTTGCTGCTGTATTGTTTCTCACTCATGATTGATCTATTGCCAGGTGAAGGTTTTCAAATGTTGAAGGAGGAGGAGAATAAGAACTTCTGTGATGTCTTGTCATCTACTTTCTTTTCTTTGCTGTAGAATAGTTTTGTTTGGCACTTACTGGTTCCTTGGACATAAAGATATGTACTGCTAGAATGAATGCATGTAAAGATATTTTGGGCTCCTATAATATTCCATGTTGCTTTGAAAATGTATCGGAACTGGGCTAGGCCCAAGATAACTTGTAGTGTGATGTGTTGTAATGTCAATGGCATAATAAAAGAAGTTCGATTGGATCAATTATTTCAGCCCAGCCCAAGATATATTGAACAATTATTTCTGAGGGGAAAACTTGAGAGGCCCAGCAAAGAAATGGCCCAGAAAAAACAAGACCAAAAAATTCTGTCAAAAGGATAGGCAAAGAAATTTAAAAGGCCGAattactgggccaggcccatgtagctagcaaaaattaacagaaaatatatattaaaaaggttgaattaatgggctcggcccatctaaagcACCAAAATGGACCGGGCTAATTCTAAGTAACGACCTTttgaattggtcgcaattttgccacgtcagattgccacatcggatccgacgtggcctgggcagacagctagagaccaaaacaaaaggtcatgggttcaacgaccttctgttaaAGGTCGCTAATTTCAGTTTACCACCGCCAGCTTTTGgccttctatttttggtcacaaaaaggtcgcaaatgaaaaactatgacctttcagcggcCAATAGTGAGGGCCACATTTCTTATAGTGTGAACTGGTGACATCAAGTGTCGAGTTCTGTGTTAGAGCGTGAGATCTTGGGCGTGATGGTCTGCGGCGCATCCCGGATTTCGCAGGATACGAATTTTCGGAGAAGCGCGCGGGCCGGAGAGTGCCAAAACAGGCGGCTCGAATAAGTAGCAACGCCTCGATTATCGcgccgccttttttgccacgtatgatGTGCACAACTGTTGGAGGATTTGACGGGACTGCCTGGgtccacgcgtcagtcactcggaagtggccCTTTATAAGGTGTCGGGACCGAGGTGCTTGCACTGTGCACGCCTGTTCCTCCTTCTTTCTCCTCTGTTTCTCCACTGCTCCCAGCACCTCCGCTCTCGACGCTGCTGCTCccacgccatggtgaaggacaaaacGGCGGTGCTGGAGCATgctaagaaggcgacgggggcggcgaagagCAAGAAGCAGCAACGCGGGTCATCGTCATGTGCGGGGCTGCCGCCGGGctagatccagggcgattggatccggtcttcgattcgGCAGGCGGATCTGGACGAGCTGGCGGAGTCCGAGTTAATCGCCAAGGGGGCAgcaaggctgccggagggggagatgagtccccagcctcgaccgggtgagtgcgttcttcttgccacccacgttaACCGCGGTTTTTTGCTTCctcgcatcctttcttccgggggttcCTGAACTTTTTTCggagctcaactccaccatttctctcccaacaccatcacgtatttaGCTGCGTTTGTATCAATGTGCAAGAACTTCTTAGGATGTCGACCGCaccggggtctcttcaaacacaactTCACCATTCGTTCGCAGTCGGTAAAAAAGgcaaagtcgagtgactcgaaaacccatgtcatccagatgtgtgggggcttaGGTATCCAAAAGAGAAATAGGAGTGCCTTTCCTGCCATGACTCTCCTTGACtctgttagaggctggcagtcgacctggttctattgccaggacgtcgcagctccaggtcagtcgactggtcttccccacTTCTCGTTTGACCGTGTTCAGACTTCTGCTCCACTGAAAGTGACCGCTGatgagaccatggagacgaggatgttggtggatagggtggtccagctcatcaatgagGGCGTTATGGGTCTGGATCtgctggaggtgttcctcagtcgatgcATTCAGCCTCTCTAGGCCCGcgatcacccgatgtggttgtattccggaccggacgacaccgctcgggtccatccaaaAGAAGTGCCATCTGAAACTATAGCCTTGTGGCTGAGGAGTatcacaggcaaccaggacaaccccaggggatccAGGTGAGTCGTCCCCTTCCGCGACGGGAACCCGCCTGACAAGGTATATTTTTGCTCCGACTATTTCCTGATCACGCTCTGACTGTACTTGATGTCGACTGACTTTGACTCGACCGATTTATTctgcaggtattcactgagatgcattcgatgcccaacaGCGAACAGGCTTTGGTGaaggaccaggagggagaggccagtgccgaggagagtggtgagtgggagtccccggaagaggaggaggaggagagcaaggagttagacgaggaggaagaggtggactcGCCGCCCCGTTCGGAACGTCAATCCAAGCAGCAGCATGATCCGTCTGGCGAGCGTGGGAAAATTGTGGCTCCAAGTGCCActactcagaagcgcactcggacatcgACTCCGGAGCCAACGGAGAAGGTAGCCAAGTAGCCTATGGTCGATCCTCCCAAGGCTCGGAAGACGCTGCCgcggatcaagatggatgtccctGTTGCTTCGGGTGAGTATTTTGTTTGCATTTCCGTAGGtcgactgaagattttcttgttctgaCTAACCAATTCATGTGTCTTTCCAACCCCACCtctactgccactga
Above is a window of Triticum dicoccoides isolate Atlit2015 ecotype Zavitan chromosome 5B, WEW_v2.0, whole genome shotgun sequence DNA encoding:
- the LOC119312071 gene encoding thioredoxin O, mitochondrial-like isoform X2 is translated as MPIWRTQPRSRGRDLAAMVMGVASLLPPLDALHSDGSVPSTPGGHPPLGHPPNFVLPQQLTRPSTSSSSLTGLFSSSSTGDSSMVVVGSADTFKDIHAKVQVEKLPAVFYYTAVWCGSCRAMAPVIEKMSRQYPKIPVYKVDIDMHWT
- the LOC119312071 gene encoding thioredoxin O, mitochondrial-like isoform X3, with product MPIWRTQPRSRGRDLAAMVMGVASLLPPLDALHSDGSVPSTPGGHPPLGHPPNFVLPQQLTRPSTSSSSLTGLFSSSSTGDSSMVVVGSADTFKDIHAKVQVEKLPAVFYYTAVWCGSCRAMAPVIEKMSRQYPKIPVYKHWT
- the LOC119312071 gene encoding thioredoxin domain-containing protein 2-like isoform X1, coding for MPIWRTQPRSRGRDLAAMVMGVASLLPPLDALHSDGSVPSTPGGHPPLGHPPNFVLPQQLTRPSTSSSSLTGLFSSSSTGDSSMVVVGSADTFKDIHAKVQVEKLPAVFYYTAVWCGSCRAMAPVIEKMSRQYPKIPVYKVDIDMVIRDCFTTHHPLFLHIVVEENTFAYCKSRLSCVCYEFINYNMFFLPW